One segment of Niabella beijingensis DNA contains the following:
- a CDS encoding nuclear transport factor 2 family protein: MKNQATALVLRFIEALNAENFPDARVCLREDFVFEGVLGKREGADLYIKEMTQMKLKYQVQQAFAAGEDVCLWYEIDMGGKMVLASGWYHTENGKILSLKVVFDPRPLLEGK, from the coding sequence ATGAAGAATCAGGCTACAGCATTGGTGTTGCGGTTTATCGAAGCACTGAACGCGGAAAATTTCCCGGATGCCCGGGTTTGTTTACGGGAAGATTTTGTATTTGAGGGCGTACTCGGGAAGCGGGAAGGTGCAGACCTCTATATAAAGGAAATGACACAAATGAAGCTGAAATACCAGGTACAACAGGCGTTTGCGGCCGGAGAAGATGTCTGTCTCTGGTATGAGATCGATATGGGCGGAAAAATGGTGCTGGCATCCGGGTGGTACCACACGGAAAACGGGAAGATCCTTTCACTGAAAGTGGTGTTTGATCCGCGGCCTTTGTTGGAGGGAAAGTAA
- a CDS encoding Crp/Fnr family transcriptional regulator — translation MEHLLRYLRSLAPVTEEGWQLLQPALSAVHYKKGALLLKEGQVCQSLYFIEKGYCRSYYQLDGLEKNTGFFFENDIVTNITSFGNGQPSEYFIAAGEPLEVIVFDKALLQEAAGRSPEIEALGRACIRIFAARQEAFANLFQLYTATNRLEYLEHHYPFMLQRVPLTRLASFLGVARETLSRIRSRRRINP, via the coding sequence ATGGAACACCTGTTGCGTTATTTACGATCCCTGGCTCCGGTTACTGAGGAGGGCTGGCAATTGCTGCAGCCTGCGCTTTCTGCAGTGCACTATAAAAAGGGCGCACTGCTGCTGAAGGAAGGCCAGGTGTGTCAATCGCTGTACTTTATTGAAAAGGGATATTGCAGAAGTTATTACCAGCTGGATGGGCTGGAAAAAAATACCGGGTTCTTTTTTGAAAATGATATAGTGACGAATATTACCAGCTTCGGAAACGGACAGCCTTCGGAATATTTTATTGCTGCCGGCGAACCGCTGGAGGTGATTGTTTTTGACAAAGCGCTGTTACAGGAAGCCGCCGGGCGATCACCCGAGATCGAGGCTCTGGGCCGGGCCTGCATCCGGATATTTGCAGCCCGGCAGGAGGCTTTTGCGAACCTCTTCCAGCTATATACGGCAACGAACCGGCTGGAATACCTGGAGCATCATTATCCTTTCATGTTGCAACGTGTGCCGCTTACCCGGCTGGCATCTTTTTTAGGTGTTGCCCGGGAGACCCTGAGCCGGATACGGAGCCGGCGGAGAATAAATCCATGA
- a CDS encoding phosphatidate cytidylyltransferase, whose product MAFNWKTFWTRAFTALIFVAVMMAGLLYNEWSFLLLITLIHFGCWWEYLKLIEKIFGVSFHVYIKLGFCLTGYHLLLLCCGLLQLSGYALSSSFSLPFLLAGLVLLVTGMFKQRLHLKALGAAALGLFYISLSWALLLLLRYTTDINIMKDAAQAARSGFFIPVLLIAAIWINDTCAYLVGSMIGRTPFSKISPKKTVEGTIGGMLLCVAAITLILQFWFQWQVLLAISLIAAVAGTAGDLLESKLKRMAGVKDSGSIMPGHGGFMDRFDSLLVTIPFVWLFFAVLSWFLGNIQLHHGTPVALFTIPGSGY is encoded by the coding sequence ATGGCATTTAACTGGAAAACCTTCTGGACCAGGGCCTTTACCGCATTGATCTTTGTGGCGGTAATGATGGCGGGATTGCTCTATAATGAATGGAGTTTTTTACTGCTCATCACACTTATTCATTTCGGATGCTGGTGGGAATACCTGAAACTGATCGAAAAGATCTTTGGTGTTTCTTTTCATGTATATATAAAGCTTGGTTTTTGTCTGACCGGCTATCACCTGCTGCTGCTCTGCTGCGGGTTATTGCAGTTGTCCGGTTATGCGCTCTCTTCCAGTTTCTCACTGCCGTTCCTGCTTGCAGGACTGGTGTTGCTGGTTACCGGCATGTTTAAACAGCGGCTTCATCTGAAGGCATTGGGTGCGGCCGCACTCGGATTGTTTTATATTTCGCTGAGCTGGGCCCTGTTGTTGTTGTTGCGTTATACAACGGATATCAACATCATGAAGGATGCGGCACAGGCGGCCCGTTCCGGTTTCTTTATTCCTGTTTTGCTGATCGCTGCTATATGGATCAATGACACCTGCGCCTATCTTGTGGGCTCGATGATCGGAAGAACACCATTCTCAAAAATATCACCTAAAAAAACAGTGGAGGGAACCATAGGAGGGATGCTGCTTTGTGTTGCGGCCATCACCCTTATACTGCAGTTCTGGTTTCAATGGCAGGTGCTGCTGGCCATCTCACTGATCGCAGCGGTTGCGGGTACTGCCGGTGATCTGCTGGAGTCCAAGCTCAAACGTATGGCTGGTGTGAAGGACAGCGGGAGCATTATGCCCGGACATGGGGGCTTTATGGACCGGTTCGATTCGTTGCTGGTCACCATCCCTTTTGTGTGGTTGTTCTTTGCAGTTTTATCCTGGTTCCTGGGCAATATACAATTACATCATGGAACACCTGTTGCGTTATTTACGATCCCTGGCTCCGGTTACTGA
- a CDS encoding CPBP family intramembrane glutamic endopeptidase: MSRKGTIYFFDVIMTDPYKKDVSYSAGFFMLIAFGVAGLMFAGILGGVVFKLMTGKDVLTMIKALGDPAYLRETQVIQTLTAVVGFLIPTIVTASFLSSKPFKLVGSGEKMVFGQLLFTILIIFCGMAISAGLGHLSYQLPLPSWLETRFLKLENTYVTQAAGMASFKNIPELLVSLIVLALLPAVCEEFFFRGGLQNFMYRSTKNAWVSVIVVSLIFSAVHMSGYGFLSRFALGVILGLIYQLSGNIWLNITAHFINNGLAIIMMYTQVQAGKTIAEVMNDKSGSYAGLIAVPVVILLFVLMHRKIQQTRSTDGI; this comes from the coding sequence GACGGATCCTTATAAGAAAGATGTGTCCTATTCAGCGGGATTTTTTATGCTGATTGCTTTTGGGGTGGCTGGACTGATGTTCGCCGGGATTTTAGGCGGCGTCGTTTTTAAGCTGATGACCGGAAAAGATGTGCTGACAATGATTAAAGCCCTGGGGGATCCTGCCTACCTGAGGGAAACGCAGGTGATCCAGACACTGACCGCAGTTGTGGGGTTCCTGATCCCTACGATCGTAACGGCTTCATTCTTAAGTAGTAAACCCTTTAAGTTGGTAGGATCTGGTGAAAAAATGGTGTTTGGACAATTGTTATTTACGATCCTGATCATTTTTTGCGGAATGGCGATCAGTGCCGGTCTGGGGCATCTGAGCTACCAGTTGCCGCTGCCCTCCTGGCTGGAGACGCGTTTCCTGAAACTGGAAAATACCTATGTTACGCAGGCTGCCGGAATGGCGAGCTTTAAGAACATTCCGGAGCTGCTGGTTTCGCTGATCGTATTGGCGCTGCTGCCTGCTGTTTGTGAAGAGTTCTTTTTCAGGGGCGGGTTGCAGAATTTTATGTACCGGAGTACAAAAAATGCCTGGGTTTCAGTGATCGTGGTCAGTCTTATTTTCAGCGCTGTACATATGTCGGGATATGGCTTTCTTTCCCGGTTTGCACTGGGTGTGATCCTGGGGCTGATCTATCAGCTGTCCGGCAATATCTGGTTGAACATTACAGCGCATTTTATCAACAATGGTCTGGCCATCATTATGATGTACACCCAGGTACAGGCAGGCAAAACCATTGCTGAAGTGATGAATGATAAAAGCGGCAGCTATGCAGGACTGATCGCGGTTCCCGTAGTGATCCTGCTTTTTGTGCTGATGCACCGGAAAATACAACAAACAAGAAGCACCGATGGCATTTAA